In the Diorhabda carinulata isolate Delta chromosome 9, icDioCari1.1, whole genome shotgun sequence genome, one interval contains:
- the LOC130897870 gene encoding uncharacterized protein LOC130897870 yields the protein MFPKLFIFATIVALAFASPVAEPKADPKPSLIAAAYTAPVVAAPLTTYSYPYTYASYVAPSVYSAGLTAYSPYTGSYVVV from the coding sequence ttcATCTTTGCCACAATCGTGGCTTTAGCTTTTGCTTCTCCAGTCGCCGAACCAAAAGCTGATCCCAAACCGAGTTTAATTGCTGCTGCGTATACCGCACCGGTTGTAGCTGCACCTCTAACTACTTATTCGTATCCATATACGTATGCTAGTTACGTAGCACCATCAGTTTACAGTGCCGGTTTGACTGCATATTCGCCTTATACTGGATCTTATGTAGTTGTTTAA